A single window of Sulfitobacter sp. JL08 DNA harbors:
- a CDS encoding TRAP transporter small permease subunit: protein MEENADGASVFGALADGVMWFFTNLAEAFYNFGYAITNPGLWLDWTNKEAVMRFVYYGGSVEFFFVILAAFFVLTALGMWRHQIMWGYVRVLEGFANTVGRFFAWAGLLMVLQQIVIVFMQRIFTRPDISIGFGIPLQFDISWFAEELKLYNALVVCLCAAYTFVQGGHVRVDLFYSVVKFRTKKIIDMFGSLFFMMPMAVLTWMYGWYFMWRHLIVPKPSASDTLDRLLLKSRAMRWNVETIGFSPNGFNGYFLFKVLLCAFAAMIFLQAVSMFYRSYLEWREGPESENKYLDRDTLGEGEEAYEGAH from the coding sequence ATGGAAGAAAACGCCGATGGCGCCAGCGTATTTGGCGCGCTTGCAGACGGAGTGATGTGGTTTTTCACCAATCTTGCCGAAGCGTTTTACAATTTCGGCTACGCGATCACCAATCCCGGCCTCTGGCTGGACTGGACCAATAAAGAAGCGGTCATGCGCTTTGTATATTATGGCGGTTCGGTCGAATTTTTCTTTGTCATTCTGGCCGCGTTCTTTGTGCTGACGGCACTGGGCATGTGGCGACACCAGATCATGTGGGGCTATGTCCGCGTTTTGGAAGGCTTTGCCAACACGGTGGGCCGCTTTTTCGCATGGGCGGGCCTGTTGATGGTACTGCAACAGATCGTCATCGTGTTCATGCAGCGTATTTTCACGCGCCCCGACATTTCCATCGGCTTTGGTATTCCGCTGCAATTCGATATCAGCTGGTTTGCCGAAGAGCTCAAGCTTTACAACGCGTTGGTGGTTTGTCTTTGTGCGGCCTACACCTTTGTGCAGGGCGGGCATGTGCGGGTCGATCTGTTCTATTCCGTCGTCAAATTCCGGACCAAAAAAATCATCGACATGTTCGGTTCTCTTTTCTTCATGATGCCGATGGCTGTCCTGACATGGATGTATGGCTGGTATTTCATGTGGCGCCACCTGATCGTGCCAAAGCCGTCCGCGTCCGACACGCTGGACCGTCTGCTGCTGAAATCGCGCGCGATGCGCTGGAACGTGGAAACCATCGGCTTCAGCCCGAACGGCTTTAACGGCTATTTCCTGTTCAAAGTGCTGTTGTGCGCCTTTGCGGCGATGATCTTTTTGCAAGCGGTTTCGATGTTCTACCGGTCCTACCTTGAATGGCGTGAAGGTCCGGAAAGCGAAAACAAATACCTCGACAGGGATACCCTGGGCGAAGGTGAAGAAGCCTATGAAGGCGCACATTAA
- a CDS encoding YbaK/EbsC family protein: MSKSLTRVRAALAAAQLRETIRETSDARTAQDAAAAIGCDVDQIAKSIIFARQDDGQAILFLTAGGNQVDLDAAAQVAGAQLGKADANAVRAQTGFAIGGVSPLGHLTPIRCFMDPRLTEFTEIWAAAATPRHVFTVAPADLIRATNAQVVDFTAEIKKM; encoded by the coding sequence GTGAGCAAAAGTCTGACCCGGGTGCGCGCCGCACTGGCCGCGGCGCAGCTGCGTGAAACGATCCGCGAAACCAGCGATGCCCGCACCGCGCAGGATGCCGCAGCGGCCATCGGGTGCGATGTGGACCAGATTGCAAAATCGATCATTTTCGCCCGTCAGGACGATGGGCAAGCCATTCTGTTCCTCACAGCCGGTGGCAATCAGGTCGATCTGGACGCCGCCGCACAGGTGGCAGGGGCACAACTGGGCAAGGCGGATGCCAACGCGGTGCGCGCCCAGACCGGTTTTGCCATTGGCGGTGTGTCGCCGTTGGGGCATCTGACCCCGATCCGCTGTTTCATGGACCCGCGATTGACCGAATTTACCGAAATCTGGGCAGCAGCAGCCACCCCGCGGCATGTTTTTACCGTCGCACCAGCCGATCTGATCCGCGCGACGAATGCACAGGTTGTTGATTTCACGGCGGAAATCAAAAAAATGTAA
- a CDS encoding RDD family protein → MTHLPDPVYQSEFYSSVPAKRLLAWCFDTIVILLICVIIGLLTVTLAFWVFPLLVLTVSFIYRLLTISNRSATWGMRLMNIEFRRNDGMKFDFATAFLHTLGYIFSVGLPLIQLVSVVLMATSQRGQGLTDMVLGTTALNRRGPV, encoded by the coding sequence ATGACCCATTTGCCCGATCCCGTTTACCAGTCGGAATTCTATTCCAGCGTACCAGCCAAACGTCTGCTGGCATGGTGTTTCGATACCATTGTGATCCTGCTGATCTGCGTGATCATCGGCCTGCTGACGGTGACGCTGGCGTTCTGGGTTTTTCCGCTATTGGTTCTGACAGTCAGCTTCATTTATCGGCTTTTGACGATTTCAAACCGGTCCGCGACATGGGGCATGCGCCTTATGAACATCGAATTCCGCCGAAATGACGGCATGAAATTCGACTTTGCCACGGCGTTTCTTCACACTCTGGGCTACATCTTTTCTGTAGGATTACCGCTGATCCAATTGGTTTCTGTCGTGCTTATGGCAACATCACAGCGCGGTCAGGGTCTGACCGACATGGTGCTTGGAACCACTGCCCTGAACCGGCGTGGGCCGGTTTAA
- a CDS encoding glutamine-synthetase adenylyltransferase has product MSFSNRITSMPVAYDPDRGDEARAALPELSGVLADLVGGAAGCSPYLCGLIEKEAAWLPEALDAPEDAVTAEFARSSALSPDALNTGLRQAKRRIALLTALADLGGVWPLEQVTATLSDLADLACDRALKTAIAAQINRKKLPGMTEDDIETAGGMVVLAMGKMGARELNYSSDIDLICLFDESRFDRDDFHDARTAFIRATRQMSAALNDLTGDGYVFRTDLRLRPDPAVTPVCIAMEAAMRYYESLGRTWERAAYIKARPAAGDLAAGNRFLGDLTPFVWRRHLDFAAIQDAHDMRLRIREHKGLGGPMSLPGHNMKLGRGGIREIEFFTQTRQIIAGGRDTDLRVRGTVDGLRVLAAKGWVPEDVATRLSDHYRAHRMVEHRLQMVHDAQTHDLPNSEAGFDRIAAMMGTSRAALEKDILERLTEVHALTEGFFAPDASASPPPEPEPEFETDVMTRWYSYPAFRSDRAVQIFKRLRPEILSRLSRAAKPEEALSALDGFLAGLPAGVQLFSLFEANPVLIDLLVDIVGTSPALATHLARNAGVLDAVIGGDFFADWPGLDALKADLDTILEREPDYEAKLDTTRRWAKEWHFRIGVHHLRGLVDAVTAGQHYADLAQAVLAGLWPVVVAEFSTKHGTPPGRGASVLAMGSLGVGQLSSSSDLDVIVIYDADGVEMSDGRRPLAARPYYARLTQAFITALTARMSQGRLYEVDMRLRPSGNQGPVATSLASFRDYQENQAWTWEHLALTRARVVAGDPDLGAEIEQFRTDILSRLRDPEDVRAEVARMRARISAAKTPNGPWDTKIGPGRMQDIELVAQAGALVQGGPARDVASGLDGAVAIGWLDDAGKAALLHAYRLSWTTQLSIRLLSETLPNSDQIGQGGAAFLTRQTGHSDLDALSADLASAWQAAAQAIDAHFAVTEMEDE; this is encoded by the coding sequence ATGAGTTTTTCGAACCGTATCACGTCCATGCCCGTCGCCTACGATCCGGATCGCGGAGATGAGGCGCGCGCCGCCTTGCCTGAACTGTCGGGTGTTCTGGCCGATCTGGTGGGCGGTGCGGCAGGATGCAGCCCCTATCTATGCGGTCTGATCGAAAAGGAAGCCGCCTGGCTGCCCGAGGCACTGGACGCCCCGGAAGACGCTGTGACGGCGGAATTTGCGCGGAGTTCTGCCCTGTCGCCGGATGCGCTGAACACAGGGTTGCGACAGGCCAAGCGACGTATCGCCTTGCTGACGGCTCTGGCCGATCTGGGGGGCGTTTGGCCCCTTGAGCAGGTCACTGCCACGCTTAGCGATCTGGCAGATCTGGCCTGTGACCGGGCGTTGAAAACGGCCATTGCCGCCCAGATCAACCGCAAGAAACTTCCCGGAATGACAGAGGATGATATCGAAACCGCCGGCGGTATGGTCGTTCTGGCCATGGGCAAGATGGGCGCACGGGAACTGAACTATTCCTCGGATATTGATCTGATCTGTCTGTTTGACGAAAGCAGGTTTGACCGGGACGATTTTCACGATGCCCGCACCGCATTTATCCGCGCCACCCGACAGATGAGTGCCGCGTTGAATGACCTGACCGGTGATGGCTACGTATTCCGGACCGATCTGCGTCTGCGCCCCGATCCTGCCGTCACCCCGGTGTGCATCGCGATGGAAGCGGCGATGCGTTACTACGAAAGTCTGGGGCGCACATGGGAACGCGCCGCTTATATCAAAGCACGTCCGGCAGCGGGCGATCTGGCGGCTGGCAACAGGTTTCTGGGCGATCTCACCCCGTTCGTGTGGCGCCGTCATCTGGATTTCGCCGCGATTCAGGATGCCCACGACATGCGCCTGCGGATCCGCGAACACAAAGGTCTGGGCGGCCCGATGAGCCTGCCGGGGCATAACATGAAACTGGGGCGCGGCGGCATCCGCGAGATCGAATTCTTTACCCAGACACGCCAGATCATTGCCGGCGGGCGGGATACCGATCTGCGTGTGCGCGGCACGGTTGACGGATTGCGGGTGCTGGCTGCCAAGGGCTGGGTGCCCGAGGATGTGGCGACACGGCTGAGCGATCACTACCGCGCGCATCGTATGGTCGAACACCGGTTGCAGATGGTGCATGATGCGCAAACCCATGATCTGCCGAATTCCGAAGCCGGATTTGACAGGATCGCCGCAATGATGGGCACCAGCCGCGCGGCGCTTGAAAAGGATATTCTTGAACGTCTGACAGAAGTTCATGCGCTGACCGAAGGGTTTTTTGCGCCCGATGCCAGCGCTTCCCCGCCCCCCGAGCCCGAACCGGAATTCGAAACCGACGTTATGACGCGCTGGTACAGCTATCCGGCGTTCCGCTCTGATCGTGCCGTGCAGATTTTCAAACGCCTGCGCCCCGAAATCCTGTCAAGGTTGTCCCGCGCCGCCAAACCCGAAGAAGCCCTGAGCGCGCTTGACGGGTTTCTGGCCGGATTGCCGGCCGGCGTGCAGCTGTTTTCGCTGTTCGAGGCGAACCCCGTCCTGATCGATCTTCTGGTCGATATTGTCGGCACATCGCCGGCGCTGGCTACACATCTGGCGCGCAATGCCGGGGTGCTTGATGCCGTCATCGGTGGCGATTTCTTTGCAGACTGGCCGGGACTGGACGCGTTAAAGGCGGATCTGGACACTATTCTTGAACGTGAGCCCGATTACGAGGCGAAACTGGACACCACCCGCCGCTGGGCCAAGGAATGGCATTTCCGTATCGGTGTTCATCATCTGCGTGGACTGGTGGATGCCGTAACTGCCGGGCAGCATTATGCCGATCTGGCGCAGGCAGTTCTGGCCGGGCTGTGGCCGGTTGTGGTTGCCGAATTCTCGACCAAACACGGCACCCCGCCTGGGCGCGGTGCGTCGGTTCTGGCAATGGGCTCGCTTGGGGTAGGGCAGCTGTCCTCGTCCTCTGACCTGGATGTCATCGTGATCTATGATGCCGATGGAGTTGAAATGTCCGATGGCCGCCGCCCGTTGGCGGCGCGCCCCTATTATGCGCGTCTGACGCAGGCGTTCATCACGGCCCTGACGGCACGCATGTCTCAGGGGCGGTTGTACGAAGTTGATATGCGCCTGCGCCCGTCGGGCAATCAGGGGCCGGTGGCAACATCGTTGGCCAGTTTTCGCGACTATCAGGAAAATCAGGCATGGACATGGGAACATCTGGCGCTGACGCGTGCCCGTGTGGTGGCCGGTGATCCGGACCTTGGTGCCGAGATTGAACAGTTTCGCACCGATATCCTGTCCAGACTGCGCGACCCCGAAGACGTGCGCGCCGAAGTGGCCCGGATGCGGGCCAGAATTTCCGCTGCGAAAACGCCGAATGGCCCTTGGGATACCAAGATCGGACCGGGCCGGATGCAGGATATCGAACTTGTGGCGCAAGCAGGCGCCCTGGTACAGGGCGGACCGGCGCGTGATGTTGCATCGGGATTGGACGGGGCTGTCGCAATCGGCTGGCTGGATGACGCAGGCAAGGCAGCATTGCTGCATGCCTACCGGCTTAGCTGGACCACGCAATTGTCGATCCGCCTGCTGAGCGAGACGCTGCCGAACTCCGACCAGATCGGGCAGGGCGGCGCGGCCTTTCTGACGCGACAGACCGGCCATAGCGATCTGGATGCGCTGTCGGCCGATCTGGCGTCGGCTTGGCAGGCAGCAGCACAGGCGATAGACGCGCATTTTGCCGTGACGGAAATGGAAGACGAGTGA
- a CDS encoding arginyltransferase yields the protein MRHTLPIAPQFYVTAPQPCPYLDDRMERKLFTALQGENAEKLNDSLSQQGFRRSQNVLYRPSCADCSACLSARIDVSAFRPSKSQKRTLRRNARITRRATAPWATEDQYALFRSYLDSRHATGGMADMDVFEFAAMIEETPIRSRVVEYTDQSTGQLVGVSLTDVLSDGLSMVYSFFDPDRPRNSLGTYLILDHIEIARDAGLPYVYLGYWVPGSQKMGYKAKFSGLEVYFGGAWQKMRDPAAYSSDRHPLSTDPIAEQVANIFLPDKHPTR from the coding sequence ATGCGCCACACGCTTCCCATAGCGCCCCAATTCTATGTGACGGCCCCGCAACCGTGCCCCTATCTGGACGACCGGATGGAGCGCAAGCTATTTACCGCGTTGCAGGGCGAGAACGCGGAAAAGCTGAATGACAGCTTGTCCCAGCAGGGATTCCGCCGGTCACAGAATGTGCTGTACCGTCCGTCCTGTGCGGATTGTTCCGCCTGTTTGTCGGCGCGCATTGATGTGTCGGCGTTTCGCCCATCCAAAAGCCAGAAACGCACATTGCGGCGCAACGCGCGTATCACCCGCCGCGCCACGGCGCCATGGGCCACAGAAGATCAATATGCGCTGTTTCGCAGCTATCTGGACAGCCGCCATGCGACCGGCGGTATGGCCGATATGGATGTGTTCGAATTCGCCGCGATGATCGAGGAAACCCCGATCCGAAGCCGCGTGGTGGAATATACCGATCAAAGCACTGGTCAGCTTGTCGGTGTCAGCCTGACAGACGTTCTGAGCGACGGGCTGAGCATGGTGTATTCGTTTTTCGATCCCGACCGGCCCCGCAACAGTCTGGGCACCTACCTGATCCTGGATCATATCGAAATCGCGCGTGATGCGGGGCTGCCTTATGTCTATCTGGGCTACTGGGTGCCCGGCAGTCAGAAAATGGGCTACAAGGCCAAGTTTTCCGGGCTGGAAGTCTACTTTGGCGGTGCATGGCAGAAAATGCGCGATCCTGCGGCCTACAGTTCCGACCGCCACCCGCTGTCGACGGACCCGATTGCCGAACAGGTTGCCAACATCTTTCTGCCGGACAAGCATCCGACGCGCTGA
- a CDS encoding DUF2852 domain-containing protein: MSTVTHPTQMTGPRFGWLSRTEAWLDDKGKGAWIAAMALGFIFFWPVGLALLFYMIWSKRMFNSSCSRRTNAKAWSRTARTAMSTTGNSAFDAYKADTLRRLEEEQMNFESFLERLREAKDKSEFDQFMDERARKAKSDATNADDASDKTI, translated from the coding sequence ATGTCTACTGTTACACACCCAACCCAGATGACCGGCCCGCGTTTCGGCTGGTTGTCCAGAACCGAGGCGTGGCTGGACGACAAAGGCAAAGGTGCCTGGATCGCGGCCATGGCGCTGGGGTTCATCTTCTTCTGGCCCGTTGGTTTGGCCCTTCTCTTTTACATGATCTGGAGCAAACGCATGTTCAATTCTTCCTGTAGCCGCCGCACAAACGCAAAGGCATGGTCGCGCACCGCAAGAACGGCAATGTCCACCACCGGCAACAGCGCCTTTGACGCCTACAAGGCCGACACATTGCGCCGCCTGGAAGAAGAGCAGATGAATTTCGAAAGCTTTCTGGAACGTCTGCGCGAAGCCAAGGACAAATCCGAGTTTGACCAGTTCATGGACGAACGCGCCCGCAAGGCGAAATCGGATGCCACCAATGCAGACGACGCATCTGACAAAACCATCTGA
- a CDS encoding TRAP transporter large permease — protein sequence MFFGLDGVEVGLIIVCICLFGGILSGFPVAFAIAGAGVISFGIIAALDSAGLLIHAAIDTGSQAYRDLVNSGVKADSISIFRYPDMPRIAEPVFPQGWETALDRNVSFVVNRMNERVLAGQSIETLLAVLMFVLMGITLERSKIANDLLTTMARVFGPLPGGLAVSIVVVGAFLAASTGIVGATVVTMGLLALPTMLRNNYSPEIATGVIAASGTLGQIIPPSIVIVLLGTLAGDLYSAAQEQRAVAAGCTDALTYLGEPAVVSVGTLFQAALLPGIMLALLYALYAFGYALMNPEKAPAVEMGSSNKEPITRGEGLTWFLAAPIALIGGAILLGSVNMIGSQNLTVSTFSDIGEGASLRTRVGDECKASMIDLHGQEAWDIAVAEQQAIDDAGGVVQSERLSDEEYAEAQAEKLAGVAPIGTGIAILLILMSLVLTTARGISPSSDPKPLLIGGIGVVLAVMVDILFVSATTTPGITLLMLAIPLAMILYGCRQAVGRLTQNELIRVVFPPLVLIVAVLGSILGGITNPTPAAALGAGGAIMLAAYRKLKDEQKTPKVIIWSTFAIIICILVGVNFDLRINQDVVTFENWIAFFVAYGTYLYAMFGLLFACWTLFRSGILSPVVRETAKVTSMVFTILIGSQLLNLVVISFGGEHYIQQFLKSFDNEFRVFLLVMVVLFVLGFVLDFLEIIYIVIPIVGPVIYGGSFDPKWVTIMIAVNLQTSFLTPPFGFALFYLRGVAPKEVTTGHIYRGVAPFVLIQVVGLAILWFFPAIVTIVPALMPN from the coding sequence ATGTTTTTTGGTCTTGATGGCGTCGAAGTTGGCCTGATTATTGTATGTATCTGCCTGTTTGGCGGTATTCTGTCGGGGTTTCCGGTGGCTTTTGCCATTGCCGGCGCCGGTGTGATTTCTTTCGGCATCATCGCCGCGCTGGACAGCGCTGGTTTGCTGATACATGCCGCGATCGACACTGGCAGCCAGGCCTATCGGGATCTGGTGAATTCCGGGGTCAAGGCAGACAGTATATCGATTTTCCGATATCCGGATATGCCACGCATCGCCGAACCGGTATTCCCGCAAGGATGGGAAACCGCGCTGGATCGCAACGTGTCCTTTGTTGTCAACAGGATGAACGAACGCGTGCTGGCCGGTCAGTCCATCGAAACGCTGCTGGCGGTTCTGATGTTCGTTCTGATGGGGATCACGCTGGAACGCTCCAAGATCGCCAATGATCTGCTGACCACAATGGCGCGCGTGTTCGGCCCGTTGCCCGGTGGTCTGGCCGTGTCGATTGTGGTTGTGGGCGCGTTTCTGGCCGCCTCGACAGGGATTGTCGGCGCGACGGTTGTCACCATGGGTCTGCTCGCCCTGCCAACCATGCTGCGCAACAATTACTCCCCTGAAATCGCCACGGGTGTGATTGCCGCATCGGGCACATTGGGGCAGATCATCCCGCCTTCGATCGTGATCGTTCTGCTGGGCACATTGGCGGGCGATCTGTATTCCGCCGCGCAGGAACAACGCGCGGTTGCTGCCGGATGTACCGACGCGCTGACCTATCTGGGCGAACCGGCGGTTGTGTCGGTCGGCACGCTGTTTCAGGCCGCGCTGCTGCCGGGGATCATGCTGGCGCTGCTCTATGCGCTTTACGCCTTTGGATATGCGTTGATGAACCCCGAAAAGGCGCCTGCCGTCGAAATGGGATCCAGCAACAAGGAACCGATCACCCGCGGTGAAGGCCTGACATGGTTTCTGGCAGCACCGATTGCCCTGATCGGCGGGGCGATCCTGCTGGGCAGTGTCAACATGATCGGCAGCCAGAATCTGACTGTATCTACCTTTTCCGACATCGGCGAAGGCGCCAGCCTGCGCACGCGCGTCGGCGACGAATGCAAGGCGTCGATGATCGATCTGCACGGACAAGAGGCATGGGACATCGCCGTGGCCGAACAGCAGGCGATTGATGATGCGGGCGGCGTTGTTCAAAGCGAACGCCTGAGCGACGAAGAATACGCCGAGGCGCAGGCCGAAAAGCTGGCCGGTGTGGCGCCCATCGGAACCGGTATCGCGATCCTGCTGATCCTGATGTCGCTGGTTCTGACCACGGCGCGGGGGATTTCGCCTTCGTCCGATCCCAAGCCGTTGCTGATCGGCGGGATCGGTGTCGTGCTGGCGGTGATGGTGGACATATTGTTTGTCTCTGCCACAACCACACCCGGGATCACTCTGTTGATGCTGGCGATCCCTCTGGCAATGATCCTTTACGGGTGTCGTCAGGCAGTGGGGCGCCTGACCCAGAACGAACTGATCCGTGTCGTGTTTCCGCCGCTGGTTCTGATCGTGGCCGTGCTGGGTTCGATCCTTGGCGGGATCACCAACCCGACACCCGCGGCGGCTTTGGGCGCTGGCGGTGCGATCATGCTGGCCGCCTATCGCAAACTGAAGGATGAACAGAAAACGCCCAAGGTCATCATCTGGTCTACCTTTGCAATCATCATCTGTATTCTGGTCGGCGTGAATTTCGATCTGCGGATCAATCAGGATGTCGTGACGTTTGAAAACTGGATCGCGTTCTTTGTGGCTTACGGAACGTATCTTTATGCGATGTTCGGTTTGCTGTTCGCGTGCTGGACACTGTTCCGCAGCGGCATTCTGAGCCCGGTTGTCCGCGAAACGGCCAAGGTGACATCGATGGTGTTCACCATCCTGATCGGATCGCAATTGCTGAACCTTGTGGTGATCTCGTTCGGCGGAGAGCATTATATCCAGCAGTTCCTGAAAAGCTTTGATAACGAATTCAGGGTGTTCCTGCTGGTCATGGTGGTCTTGTTCGTTCTGGGTTTTGTGCTTGATTTTCTTGAGATCATTTACATCGTCATTCCGATTGTCGGGCCGGTGATCTACGGCGGATCGTTTGACCCGAAATGGGTCACGATCATGATTGCGGTGAACTTGCAAACCTCGTTCCTGACACCGCCCTTCGGCTTTGCCCTGTTCTACTTACGCGGGGTCGCGCCAAAAGAGGTGACGACAGGGCATATCTACCGGGGTGTCGCGCCCTTTGTGCTTATTCAGGTCGTCGGGCTGGCCATCCTGTGGTTCTTCCCCGCGATCGTGACCATCGTGCCCGCGCTGATGCCGAACTAG
- a CDS encoding TRAP transporter substrate-binding protein, with translation MDRRSFLKTSALGGSAAAATTLAAPAYAQGQRTLTMVTSWPRGFAVLDDAATYFEEMVGAMSDGQLTIDKKAPGELVGAFEVFDAVSSGQADLYHSADYYFIGQHPAYAYFTAVPFGGTAQELTNWYHHGGGQDLHNKLGEIFNLRSFLAGNSGSQSGGWFRNEITSANDFNGLKFRMPGLGGKVLGKLGASVQNIPGGELYQALSSGALDGLEWVGPFADERAGFQEVAKVYYTAGFHEPGSGLAVGMNLDVYNDLSPAHQAIVANAAMATTHTQLAETLANNGAALKRLQAQGVKTMQFPDDVWDAFGAASKEVMDENMSDELFAEIRASFEASLAASSDWILQSDGYYVAQRNRVLGG, from the coding sequence ATGGATCGTCGTTCCTTTTTGAAAACATCCGCATTGGGTGGCTCGGCCGCCGCGGCAACAACACTGGCGGCACCTGCATACGCGCAAGGCCAGCGGACCCTGACCATGGTCACATCATGGCCGCGCGGATTTGCGGTTCTTGACGATGCCGCCACCTATTTTGAAGAAATGGTTGGCGCCATGTCCGATGGTCAACTGACCATCGACAAGAAAGCACCGGGCGAACTGGTGGGTGCGTTCGAAGTGTTTGACGCAGTGTCGTCCGGTCAGGCCGATCTGTATCACTCGGCAGATTACTATTTCATCGGCCAGCATCCGGCATATGCCTATTTCACGGCCGTTCCGTTCGGCGGCACAGCGCAAGAACTGACCAACTGGTACCATCACGGTGGCGGTCAGGACCTGCACAACAAGCTGGGTGAAATCTTTAACCTGCGTTCGTTCCTTGCGGGCAACTCCGGTTCGCAGTCGGGCGGCTGGTTCCGTAACGAAATCACATCGGCCAACGACTTTAACGGTCTGAAGTTCCGCATGCCCGGTCTGGGCGGCAAGGTGCTGGGCAAACTGGGCGCATCGGTTCAGAACATTCCCGGCGGCGAGCTGTATCAGGCGCTGTCTTCGGGCGCTCTGGACGGTCTGGAATGGGTTGGTCCGTTTGCGGATGAACGCGCCGGTTTCCAGGAAGTGGCCAAAGTCTACTACACCGCCGGTTTCCACGAGCCGGGTTCGGGTCTGGCCGTTGGTATGAACCTTGACGTCTACAACGATCTGTCACCTGCGCATCAGGCCATCGTGGCCAACGCCGCCATGGCGACAACGCATACCCAGCTGGCCGAAACACTGGCCAACAACGGTGCCGCGCTGAAGCGTCTTCAGGCGCAGGGCGTAAAAACCATGCAGTTCCCTGACGATGTGTGGGACGCATTCGGTGCCGCATCCAAGGAAGTCATGGACGAAAACATGAGCGACGAACTGTTTGCCGAAATCCGTGCAAGCTTTGAAGCATCGCTTGCGGCCAGCTCGGACTGGATCCTGCAATCGGACGGCTACTACGTTGCTCAGCGTAACCGCGTTCTGGGAGGCTGA
- a CDS encoding alcohol dehydrogenase catalytic domain-containing protein produces the protein MKAAVLHRFNDDIPLETVKDPECPPDGVIVGVKACGVCRSDHHTWVGAEADLSLPHVMGHEFAGIIQEVGADCTSFQKGDRVTAPFILGCGHCPDCVGGQPTICESQRLVGFTQWGAFAERVAVQTADFNLVRLPDSVDYAEAAGMGCRVTTAWRGLRERANLQPDEWIAVHGCGGVGLSAIMLASALSARIVAVDVSEDALKKARNLGAEVCINAAQVADVAEAVRDATQGGAHVSVDALGIAATFENSLRSLRKLGRHVQIGMPVGPHETVSLPLLELVYARQLAIFGMRGLGAAGFSTLFDMVLKGKLNLGQLVTDRIALSDVGKTLKMMDHGQTAGITVVDRFTE, from the coding sequence ATGAAAGCTGCTGTCCTCCACCGGTTCAACGACGATATTCCCCTGGAAACGGTGAAAGACCCCGAATGCCCGCCGGACGGGGTGATCGTGGGCGTAAAGGCCTGCGGCGTGTGCCGTTCGGATCACCACACCTGGGTCGGCGCAGAAGCAGACCTGTCCCTGCCCCATGTCATGGGCCATGAATTCGCAGGCATCATTCAGGAGGTCGGGGCAGATTGTACTAGCTTCCAAAAGGGCGACCGTGTCACGGCCCCCTTCATTCTGGGCTGCGGGCACTGTCCTGATTGCGTTGGCGGCCAGCCGACGATCTGTGAAAGCCAAAGACTGGTCGGGTTCACCCAATGGGGTGCCTTTGCCGAACGTGTCGCGGTGCAGACCGCTGATTTCAATCTGGTCAGACTGCCTGACAGCGTGGATTATGCCGAAGCCGCCGGAATGGGGTGCCGCGTCACGACCGCGTGGCGCGGGTTGCGGGAACGGGCAAATCTTCAACCGGATGAATGGATTGCCGTGCATGGCTGCGGCGGTGTGGGCCTGTCGGCGATCATGCTGGCATCGGCACTGTCCGCCCGCATTGTCGCGGTGGATGTGTCGGAGGACGCATTGAAAAAGGCCAGGAACCTGGGCGCAGAGGTGTGTATCAACGCCGCTCAGGTCGCGGACGTCGCCGAGGCTGTCCGCGACGCAACGCAAGGGGGCGCGCATGTCTCGGTCGATGCGCTTGGCATTGCTGCAACCTTTGAAAACTCTCTGCGCTCTTTACGCAAACTGGGTCGTCATGTGCAGATCGGCATGCCGGTGGGCCCCCACGAAACCGTATCATTGCCATTGCTGGAACTGGTCTATGCCAGACAACTGGCGATTTTTGGAATGCGCGGCCTGGGTGCCGCTGGCTTTTCAACGCTGTTTGACATGGTCCTGAAGGGCAAGCTGAACCTTGGGCAACTTGTAACAGACCGCATTGCCCTGTCTGACGTTGGCAAGACACTCAAGATGATGGACCACGGCCAGACCGCAGGCATTACCGTGGTTGACCGGTTCACCGAATAG